The proteins below are encoded in one region of Triticum aestivum cultivar Chinese Spring chromosome 1B, IWGSC CS RefSeq v2.1, whole genome shotgun sequence:
- the LOC123145682 gene encoding protein psi1 — protein sequence MGLDYYKILGVDKAASDDDLKKAYRKLAMKWHPDKNPTSKKEAESKFKQISEAYEVLSDSQKRAVYDQYGEEGLKGQVPPPGAGGGAGGPGGATFFSTGADGPTAFRFNPRNAEDIFAEFFGSSSPFGGMGGMGGGMGGMGGGGHGMPSGGIRFSPSMFGGMGGGGDHTFTQTFGGGGGGGQGYPGMFGSGGGGGAPVKAAPIERKLPCSLEELYKGTTKKMKISREIADASGKTIPVEEILTIDVKPGWKKGTKITFPEKGNEQPHTIAADLVFIIDEKPHPVYTRDGNDLVATQKIPLAEALTGYTVHLTTLDGRSLTVPISSVIHPGYEEVVRGEGMPIPKDPSRKGNLRVKFDIKFPARLTADQKSGVKRLLGQ from the exons ATGGGGCTGGACTACTACAAGATCCTGGGCGTGGACAAGGCGGCCAGCGACGACGACCTCAAGAAGGCCTACCGCAAGCTCGCCATGAAGTGGCACCCCGACAAGAACCCCACCAGCAAGAAGGAGGCCGAGAGCAAGTTCAAGCAGATCTCTGAGGCGTACGAG GTGCTGAGCGACTCGCAGAAGCGCGCGGTCTACGACCAGTACGGCGAGGAGGGGCTCAAGGGCCAGGTGCCGCCGccgggggccggcggcggcgcgggcgggccgggGGGCGCCACCTTCTTCtccaccggcgccgacgggcccaCCGCGTTCCGCTTCAACCCGCGCAACGCCGAGGACATCTTCGCCGAGTTCTTCGGCTCCTCCAGCCCCTTCGGCGGCATGGGGGGCATGGGCGGCGGCATGGGCGGCATGGGGGGCGGAGGCCACGGCATGCCGTCCGGTGGCATCAGGTTCTCGCCGTCCATGTTCGGcgggatgggcggcggcggcgaccacaCCTTCACCCAgacgttcggcggcggcggcggcggcggccaagggtaCCCCGGGATgttcggcagcggcggcggcggcggcgcgccggtCAAGGCGGCGCCCATCGAGAGGAAGCTGCCCTGCTCCCTCGAGGAGCTCTACAAGGGGACcaccaagaagatgaagatctCCAGGGAGATCGCCGATGCCAGCGG GAAGACGATCCCGGTGGAGGAGATCTTGACGATCGACGTGAAGCCGGGGTGGAAGAAGGGCACGAAGATCACCTTCCCGGAGAAGGGCAACGAGCAGCCCCACACGATTGCGGCGGACCTGGTCTTCATCATCGACGAGAAGCCGCACCCGGTGTACACCCGGGACGGCAACGACCTGGTGGCGACGCAGAAGATCCCCCTCGCCGAAGCCCTGACGGGGTACACGGTGCACCTGACGACGCTGGACGGGCGCAGCCTGACGGTGCCCATCAGCTCGGTGATCCACCCGGGGTACGAGGAGGTGGTGCGCGGCGAGGGCATGCCGATCCCCAAGGACCCGTCCAGGAAGGGCAACCTGCGGGTCAAGTTCGACATCAAGTTCCCCGCCAGGCTCACCGCCGACCAGAAGTCCGGCGTCAAGAGGCTCCTGGGGCAGTAG